In one window of Dyella thiooxydans DNA:
- a CDS encoding M56 family metallopeptidase, protein MIAWMIYATLVALALSAAAFTAERAARVRRKATRRVWLAAMLGSLALPALISSVTLRLPGMLQSGAMPPPVVLRDVTSIPMPALLMPLDGSQPYGAPDPVAMWLRTGWLVLSLLALCALLVGAALLQRRKRGWREATMCGERVLVAADAGPAVAGLWQPRIVVPGWLLQASEQQQRDVLAHERSHLEAGDPRLIALAVTLLALMPWNPLLWWQFRRLRRAIEVDCDARVLRGGRDPVAYCETLLQVGQCQSSRIGLVPAMSESGSFLEQRIKLMLTKRNKWAGVSALVLVCASFGMTVFAAQVTPPGGAAPEVKDAVTLPPTVLDRYVGFYKIGAISRVAVTRSGNGLVIAISAQMAAPRPFYAVPLGADRFAVQGKPAIAHFVMDASGHAQRMVLEMHGETVLDTQRIDASEAGRIDAALAKRIRDEQPYPGSLKALQLLLRDPFDGAGMSKDLARIRQKQRTSREQYLAELGPVLSYTFTGVNQYGDDVYSVKHAHGTETIALVVDPDGTLARAFRHR, encoded by the coding sequence ATGATCGCCTGGATGATCTACGCCACGCTGGTGGCATTGGCGCTGAGCGCGGCCGCATTCACCGCCGAACGCGCGGCGCGGGTGCGCCGCAAGGCCACCCGCAGGGTTTGGCTTGCGGCGATGCTCGGATCGTTGGCGCTGCCGGCGCTGATCTCTTCGGTGACGCTGCGCCTGCCCGGCATGCTGCAGTCCGGCGCCATGCCGCCGCCGGTCGTGCTGCGTGATGTCACCTCCATTCCGATGCCGGCCCTGCTGATGCCGCTGGATGGCTCACAGCCATATGGCGCACCCGATCCCGTAGCGATGTGGCTGCGGACCGGTTGGCTCGTCCTCTCGTTGCTGGCGCTGTGTGCGCTGCTGGTCGGTGCGGCGCTGCTGCAACGGCGCAAGCGCGGTTGGCGCGAAGCCACGATGTGCGGCGAACGCGTGCTGGTGGCGGCGGATGCTGGCCCCGCCGTGGCCGGCCTGTGGCAGCCGCGCATCGTGGTGCCGGGGTGGTTGCTGCAGGCGTCGGAGCAACAGCAACGCGACGTGCTGGCCCACGAGCGTTCGCACCTCGAAGCCGGCGATCCACGTCTCATTGCGCTGGCCGTGACGCTGCTCGCGCTGATGCCCTGGAATCCGCTGCTGTGGTGGCAGTTCCGCCGGCTGCGCCGCGCGATCGAAGTGGACTGCGATGCCCGCGTGCTGCGCGGCGGCCGCGACCCCGTCGCGTACTGCGAAACGCTGCTGCAGGTGGGGCAGTGCCAGTCCTCCCGGATCGGCCTGGTCCCGGCCATGTCGGAATCCGGCTCCTTCCTGGAACAGAGGATCAAGCTCATGCTGACCAAGCGAAACAAATGGGCCGGCGTATCGGCGCTGGTGCTGGTGTGTGCCTCGTTTGGCATGACCGTGTTCGCGGCGCAGGTGACGCCGCCGGGCGGCGCAGCACCGGAGGTGAAGGACGCGGTCACGCTGCCGCCGACCGTGCTGGATCGCTACGTCGGCTTCTACAAGATCGGCGCGATCTCCAGGGTCGCGGTCACCCGCTCCGGCAACGGCCTGGTCATCGCGATCAGTGCGCAGATGGCGGCACCCAGGCCGTTCTATGCGGTGCCGCTGGGCGCCGACCGCTTCGCGGTCCAGGGAAAACCTGCGATCGCGCATTTCGTCATGGACGCCAGCGGGCACGCCCAGCGCATGGTTCTCGAGATGCATGGCGAAACCGTGCTGGACACGCAGCGCATCGATGCCAGCGAGGCAGGGCGGATCGACGCCGCATTGGCCAAACGTATCCGCGACGAGCAGCCATACCCGGGTAGTTTGAAGGCGCTGCAGCTCCTGCTGCGCGATCCCTTCGACGGCGCCGGCATGAGCAAGGACCTGGCGAGGATCCGTCAGAAGCAGCGCACCTCGCGCGAACAGTACCTCGCCGAACTCGGCCCGGTGCTCTCGTACACCTTCACCGGCGTCAACCAGTACGGCGACGACGTGTACTCGGTGAAGCATGCCCACGGTACGGAAACCATCGCCTTGGTGGTCGACCCCGACGGCACGCTGGCGAGAGCGTTCCGCCACCGCTGA
- a CDS encoding nuclear transport factor 2 family protein, with translation MENRTVLHRAIVAAAISLVASAAFASPASPGHRTDEAWLRQTLAAREAALTRAYDTCNLHALRASVFAGTRVATPDGHRIDPLTEARDRICGRLRREVVPGSLSVRAVGDDSALVSGVQRFCAIDDRPCAAPGGRFVQLWTLDHGQWRMGWMKRSGGLPPASEASTAAPAPGPEATPRSAP, from the coding sequence ATGGAAAACCGCACCGTTCTGCACCGTGCCATCGTCGCCGCGGCCATCAGCCTGGTCGCCTCCGCTGCCTTCGCCTCACCCGCCTCGCCGGGCCATCGGACTGACGAGGCCTGGCTACGCCAGACCCTCGCCGCGCGTGAAGCCGCACTGACCCGTGCCTACGACACCTGCAACCTGCACGCGCTGCGCGCCAGCGTATTCGCCGGCACCCGCGTCGCGACGCCCGACGGCCACCGCATCGACCCGCTCACCGAGGCGCGCGACCGCATCTGCGGACGCCTGCGTCGGGAGGTGGTGCCCGGCAGTCTGTCGGTGCGTGCGGTGGGCGACGACAGCGCGCTGGTCAGCGGGGTGCAGCGTTTCTGCGCCATCGACGACCGCCCCTGTGCCGCACCGGGTGGGCGGTTCGTCCAGCTGTGGACGCTGGACCACGGGCAGTGGCGGATGGGGTGGATGAAACGCTCCGGCGGCTTGCCGCCCGCATCGGAGGCATCAACCGCCGCGCCTGCCCCTGGCCCGGAAGCGACGCCCAGGAGCGCACCCTGA
- a CDS encoding DUF1737 domain-containing protein — protein MQYQILRVNATKFLGTDVEQAARDLTEQVNRAMREGWRPQGGLAVEGFKGGAHHYLFQAMVKD, from the coding sequence ATGCAGTATCAGATCTTGCGGGTCAACGCGACGAAGTTCCTCGGGACCGATGTGGAACAGGCCGCCAGGGACCTGACCGAACAGGTCAACCGCGCCATGCGCGAGGGATGGCGGCCGCAGGGAGGCCTGGCCGTGGAGGGATTCAAGGGCGGCGCGCATCACTACCTTTTCCAGGCGATGGTCAAGGACTGA
- a CDS encoding GNAT family N-acetyltransferase, which produces MVERLRDFSTSTDDRVFVAEDGGGRVLGVASAHRLPLFHVSGYLIRITALAVCKAAQGTGVGRMLVQAVEAWAWGAGAIRIEVTSGDHRPAAHAFYQAVGYAVDERRFVKGSPVRGGEGR; this is translated from the coding sequence GTGGTCGAACGTTTGCGGGATTTCTCCACCAGCACCGACGACCGGGTATTCGTCGCCGAAGATGGTGGCGGCCGGGTGCTCGGCGTGGCCAGCGCTCACCGCCTGCCGCTCTTCCACGTCAGCGGTTACCTCATTCGCATCACCGCACTCGCCGTCTGCAAGGCCGCGCAGGGAACCGGCGTCGGCCGGATGCTGGTGCAGGCTGTCGAGGCATGGGCGTGGGGTGCCGGGGCGATTCGCATCGAGGTCACCAGTGGCGATCATCGGCCAGCAGCGCATGCGTTCTACCAGGCGGTCGGGTACGCCGTCGACGAGCGCCGCTTCGTCAAGGGTTCGCCCGTCCGAGGAGGCGAAGGCCGCTGA
- a CDS encoding GTP-binding protein, producing the protein MAGGGWWQRLRDRFTPVRADAPPRRPDGDAPTRVADSLRHLLDDPQIPSSVREAMAADFARVEAMLRRLEHGELHVAVFGRVSAGKSALGNALLGREAFAVGVLHGTTTEATQAPLDEAAADGLVLVDTPGINELDGETRERLAFEVAEISDLVVFVCDGDLTRDELDALCTLAATQRPLLLALNKADRYGESERADLLEHLRGKVVGLVAPDDVLAVAARPSPRRVVDEHGERLEPLPPQVAALRERLRAIAEREGRTLTALNAGLHASRLTDQVSARIAETRRSVAAQLIRNYALAKGLAVALNPVPVADLLAAAGLDAAMVVQLSRVYGLPLTRAESGRLVATISAQLIALMGAIWGMQLVASALKGVSAGLSVLVTAAAQGAMGYYATVLIGRAAERYLVAGKSWGALGAKRAVADVVESLDRDSILREAREEILRRLRERKA; encoded by the coding sequence ATGGCAGGCGGCGGCTGGTGGCAACGCCTGCGCGACCGGTTCACGCCGGTCCGGGCGGATGCGCCGCCCCGCCGTCCCGACGGCGATGCGCCCACCCGCGTCGCCGACAGCCTGCGCCACCTGCTGGACGATCCGCAGATCCCGTCCAGCGTGCGCGAGGCGATGGCGGCCGACTTTGCCCGCGTCGAGGCGATGCTCAGACGGCTGGAGCACGGCGAGCTGCACGTCGCCGTATTCGGCCGCGTCTCCGCCGGCAAGTCGGCGCTGGGTAATGCGTTGCTCGGCCGCGAAGCCTTCGCGGTCGGCGTACTCCACGGCACCACCACCGAGGCGACGCAGGCGCCGCTGGACGAGGCCGCCGCCGATGGCCTGGTGCTGGTCGACACGCCCGGCATCAACGAACTGGACGGCGAAACGCGTGAACGGCTCGCCTTCGAAGTGGCCGAGATCAGCGACCTGGTGGTGTTCGTCTGCGACGGCGACCTCACCCGCGACGAACTCGACGCCCTGTGCACCCTCGCCGCCACCCAGCGTCCGCTGCTGCTGGCGCTGAACAAGGCCGACCGCTACGGCGAAAGCGAACGCGCCGACCTGCTCGAGCACCTGCGCGGCAAAGTCGTCGGCCTGGTCGCGCCGGACGACGTGCTCGCCGTCGCCGCACGCCCCTCGCCCCGGCGTGTGGTCGACGAACACGGCGAACGCCTGGAACCGCTGCCACCGCAGGTCGCCGCCCTGCGCGAACGCTTGCGCGCCATCGCCGAACGCGAAGGCCGCACGCTCACCGCGCTCAACGCCGGCCTGCACGCCAGCCGCCTCACCGACCAGGTCAGCGCGCGCATCGCCGAAACCCGCCGGAGCGTCGCCGCCCAGCTCATCCGCAACTACGCCCTGGCCAAGGGCCTGGCTGTCGCACTCAACCCGGTGCCGGTGGCCGACCTGCTCGCCGCCGCCGGACTCGATGCCGCGATGGTGGTGCAGCTCTCCCGCGTCTACGGCCTGCCGCTGACCCGCGCCGAATCCGGCCGCCTGGTCGCGACTATCTCCGCGCAGCTGATCGCCCTGATGGGCGCGATCTGGGGCATGCAACTGGTCGCCTCCGCGCTCAAGGGCGTCAGCGCCGGCCTCTCCGTCCTCGTCACCGCCGCCGCCCAGGGCGCCATGGGCTACTACGCCACCGTGCTGATCGGCCGCGCCGCCGAACGCTACCTCGTCGCCGGCAAATCCTGGGGGGCGCTGGGCGCCAAGCGCGCCGTCGCGGACGTAGTGGAAAGCTTGGACCGGGATTCGATATTACGGGAGGCGCGGGAGGAGATTTTGCGTAGGTTGAGGGAAAGGAAGGCTTGA
- a CDS encoding YceI family protein codes for MKRLALIALALALPGLAAATDYTVQPTGSTLAFHGTFQGAGFDGHFGKFDAAIAYDPAHLDTSKFDVSVDLASARTGDSDRDGALPGNDFFDVAKFPKAHFVTTAFHQNGGTVTADGNLTLHGVTKPVSLTVDFKPTTAGATLDVKGTLKRLDFGVGGGDYADTSVIANDVTVTAHLNLVAK; via the coding sequence ATGAAACGTCTCGCCCTGATTGCCCTCGCCCTGGCCCTGCCGGGTCTGGCCGCCGCCACCGACTACACCGTGCAGCCCACCGGCAGCACGCTGGCCTTCCACGGCACCTTCCAGGGCGCCGGCTTCGACGGCCATTTCGGAAAGTTCGACGCGGCCATCGCCTACGACCCGGCCCATCTCGACACGTCGAAGTTCGACGTCAGCGTCGACCTCGCCAGCGCCAGGACCGGCGACAGCGACCGCGACGGCGCCCTGCCCGGCAACGACTTCTTCGACGTCGCCAAGTTTCCCAAGGCGCACTTCGTCACCACCGCATTCCATCAGAACGGCGGCACGGTCACCGCCGACGGCAACCTCACCCTGCACGGCGTGACCAAGCCGGTGAGCCTGACCGTCGACTTCAAACCGACCACCGCCGGCGCCACGCTGGACGTGAAGGGCACGCTCAAGCGGCTGGACTTCGGCGTGGGTGGCGGCGACTACGCCGATACCTCGGTGATCGCCAACGACGTGACGGTGACCGCGCACCTGAACCTCGTCGCCAAGTAA
- a CDS encoding cytochrome b, whose amino-acid sequence MSLRSTDRQWGSVAKFFHWIMALAILVNGVWGLLMSDMTPSMTKISVYAWHKSIGLTVLALFLLRLVWRAFDRRPQDEPGPHWQQLAAHAVHGVLYLMIVALPLTGWWFNSLRGFPLQFFKLFNLPAIAAKNEDLAKVAHEAHELLFWALLLVLVAHVGAAIKHHVFDNDNVLRRMLPFGRPRN is encoded by the coding sequence ATGAGCCTGCGCAGTACCGACCGCCAATGGGGCAGCGTCGCCAAGTTCTTCCACTGGATCATGGCGCTGGCGATCCTGGTCAACGGCGTGTGGGGCCTGCTGATGAGCGACATGACGCCCTCGATGACGAAGATCAGCGTGTACGCCTGGCACAAGTCGATCGGTCTCACCGTGCTGGCGCTGTTCCTTCTGCGGCTGGTGTGGCGCGCATTCGACCGCCGCCCGCAGGACGAACCCGGTCCGCACTGGCAGCAGCTGGCCGCGCACGCGGTGCACGGCGTGCTGTACCTGATGATCGTGGCGTTGCCGCTCACCGGCTGGTGGTTCAACTCGCTGCGCGGCTTCCCGCTGCAGTTCTTCAAGCTGTTCAACCTGCCGGCCATCGCCGCCAAGAACGAAGACCTCGCCAAGGTCGCGCACGAAGCGCACGAGCTCTTGTTCTGGGCGCTGCTGCTGGTGCTGGTGGCGCACGTCGGTGCGGCCATCAAGCACCACGTGTTCGACAACGACAACGTGCTGCGCCGGATGCTGCCGTTCGGCCGTCCGCGCAATTGA
- a CDS encoding YceI family protein translates to MSLRLTAPTLLAGLALAVATPAYAGADSYRFDTVHSQVLFNITHDGYSRPWGRFHIARGWLRFDPDHWEQSSTALDIDLDSLDMGDADWNKAVLKPSLLDAAGQRYAHFVSTSVERTDDSHGVIHGQLTLRGITRPVDVPFQFNRLARTIYGLHTVAGFSATATLDRRDFGITAFKNSIGDQVLVRLEIEAIRDDGAAPASSTSSKDMP, encoded by the coding sequence ATGTCATTGCGCCTGACCGCTCCGACCCTGCTCGCCGGCCTCGCCCTGGCGGTCGCCACCCCGGCCTATGCCGGCGCCGACAGCTACCGCTTCGACACCGTGCACAGCCAGGTGCTGTTCAACATCACCCACGACGGCTACTCGCGGCCGTGGGGCCGCTTCCACATCGCCCGCGGCTGGCTGCGCTTCGACCCGGACCACTGGGAACAGTCGTCCACCGCGCTGGACATCGATCTGGACAGCCTCGACATGGGCGACGCCGACTGGAACAAGGCGGTGCTCAAGCCGTCCCTGCTCGACGCCGCCGGCCAGCGCTACGCGCACTTCGTCAGCACCTCGGTCGAGCGCACCGACGACAGCCACGGCGTGATCCACGGCCAGCTCACCCTGCGCGGCATCACCCGGCCCGTGGACGTGCCATTCCAGTTCAACCGGCTCGCCCGCACCATCTACGGCCTGCACACCGTGGCCGGCTTTTCCGCCACCGCCACGCTGGACCGCCGCGACTTCGGCATCACCGCCTTCAAGAACTCCATCGGCGACCAGGTGCTGGTGCGACTGGAGATCGAGGCGATCCGCGACGACGGCGCCGCCCCCGCTTCCTCCACCTCTTCCAAGGACATGCCATGA
- a CDS encoding GTPase domain-containing protein, which produces MSRRLRLLLSALAVAALLWLLFGAAERALALAQRFLALPTWLQWTLGAVLVCFALLGAGVLWWLLRPPRKRRPVAAPDRASLEQRIVTLDERGADTGALRAELGELDRRRASGRVYVALFGEISTGKSSLLRALAPHADATSDVRGGTTRQVQHVDGTLSDGRALVLADVPGSREAGGEAHEALARAEALRAHAVIYLCAGDLTRSQAEEVRWLAHFGKPLVLALNKADQWPADDLQQLLARLRRTADGAAAAVVAISAGGRERFVRTLADGGSEQVERARAPAIAPLLDALARLTAPGAEALEGDRANAVLAELHQRTGTLEASTRAEAAERIVKRYARRAVVGAMAAVAPGSDLLIQGALATAMTRELAQLYEVRVSEVQIDDFVRQARLTVRTGSSIVLAIAGNALKAFPGLGTLGGGVLHAFAYALIFDAMGRALAGSLAERHALDQHDAGERLKSMLADASSSRLQRMATLTLEAWRERDRDRDTVD; this is translated from the coding sequence ATGTCACGCCGCCTGCGCCTGCTGCTGTCCGCCCTCGCCGTCGCCGCCCTCCTATGGCTGCTGTTCGGCGCCGCCGAACGCGCGCTGGCGCTGGCCCAGCGCTTTCTCGCCCTGCCGACCTGGCTGCAATGGACGCTGGGCGCGGTGCTGGTGTGCTTCGCCCTGCTCGGCGCCGGCGTGCTGTGGTGGCTGCTGCGCCCGCCGCGCAAGCGCCGGCCGGTGGCCGCGCCGGACCGCGCCAGTCTGGAGCAGCGCATCGTCACGCTGGACGAGCGCGGCGCCGACACCGGTGCGTTGCGCGCCGAGCTGGGCGAGCTGGACCGCCGCCGCGCCAGCGGGCGCGTCTACGTGGCGCTGTTCGGCGAGATCTCCACCGGCAAGTCCAGCCTGCTGCGCGCGCTGGCGCCGCACGCCGACGCCACCAGCGACGTGCGCGGTGGGACCACGCGCCAGGTGCAGCACGTCGACGGCACGCTGTCGGACGGCCGCGCCCTGGTGCTGGCCGACGTGCCCGGCAGCCGCGAAGCCGGCGGCGAGGCGCACGAGGCACTGGCCCGCGCCGAGGCGCTGCGTGCGCATGCGGTGATCTACCTCTGCGCCGGCGATCTCACCCGCAGCCAGGCCGAGGAGGTGCGCTGGCTGGCGCACTTCGGCAAGCCGCTGGTGCTGGCTCTGAACAAGGCCGACCAATGGCCGGCGGACGATCTGCAGCAGCTGCTCGCCCGCCTGCGCCGCACCGCCGACGGCGCCGCCGCGGCGGTGGTGGCGATCAGCGCCGGCGGTCGCGAACGCTTCGTGCGCACGCTGGCCGATGGCGGTAGCGAGCAGGTGGAACGCGCCCGCGCTCCGGCCATCGCACCCCTGCTCGATGCACTCGCGCGCCTCACCGCGCCGGGTGCGGAGGCGCTGGAAGGCGACCGCGCCAACGCCGTGCTGGCCGAGCTGCACCAGCGCACCGGCACGCTGGAGGCGAGCACCCGCGCCGAGGCCGCCGAGCGCATCGTCAAGCGCTACGCCCGCCGCGCCGTGGTCGGCGCGATGGCAGCGGTGGCGCCCGGCAGCGACCTGCTGATCCAGGGTGCGCTGGCCACCGCGATGACCCGCGAGCTGGCGCAGCTGTACGAGGTACGCGTCAGCGAGGTGCAGATCGACGACTTCGTGCGCCAGGCCAGGCTCACCGTGCGCACCGGCAGCTCGATCGTGCTGGCGATCGCCGGCAACGCGCTGAAGGCCTTCCCCGGCCTGGGCACGCTGGGCGGCGGCGTGCTGCACGCCTTCGCCTACGCGCTGATCTTCGATGCGATGGGGCGTGCGCTGGCCGGCTCGCTGGCCGAGCGCCACGCGCTGGACCAGCACGACGCCGGCGAGCGGCTGAAGTCGATGCTGGCCGATGCCAGCAGCAGCCGGCTGCAACGCATGGCTACCCTCACCCTGGAAGCCTGGCGCGAGCGCGACCGGGATCGGGACACGGTCGACTGA
- a CDS encoding hybrid sensor histidine kinase/response regulator — MVSLLFGWMFALAATAGSAPATARPAAPPLATPQFRRYGIADGLPGAAVNAVMQDREGMMWFGGSGGVSRYDGVGFTTWVHEPDDPASLGSQDVTQLVDAGDGTVWIGTGDAGVDRLDPATGRVRHWRHEAGRADSLSDDIVYSLALAPDRSLWIGTAAGLDHLSADGRTLAHVPYLAAFGGKPDTRDTVVGALRAEADGTLWIGTWSGVLLKRTPDGHVVRVPVRNPSDKPNQIWRIEGSGADLRIGTKFGLYRIIDGVAQPAYTAAQMAPNYVFASTRDRAGRLWMATLHGVVLDDPRSGLHAFHRQPLLVGGLPGEWTWRVLADREGGVWLTFYDGGVAYLPPNWQNFARFTHVPDDPDSLSDSLASGVAPAADGTLWIGEPGRIDRLDPVTGKVEHVLSDLKTDPVAMVEQDGALWFTLRGVLKRYADGHSTFVDPQRHWLKRPEILVSGGPGVLYATVSGAAIVRIDTRTQAITPVPMPPDADQPDLRPAALGLADGALWYANHEGVMRWDAALGRMAFVPGVPRGEDVQGLSFDAAGFWVIRQDRLEHYRWDDHHATRDRVVDASNGWRAPVVRDVYEDARGALWIFTETGLWRLEPGATRLHRLGAEDGLMNSEFLGGVAQPVAGGPVYAPTHGGVVGFDPEQLDSRSVPTQAPPLSLAAISVRGRNTRTLSGEGLRQLDLGWRDRDLRVQARVASFVNPAGNRYRFRLVGLDHDWVDVGAHGEREFAGLRPGDYTLQVMAAGPDGPWGQLAVPLAIHVQAPPWDRWWAWVGYALVAVATAAALALAWRRREAQRHRMQMAEQQRLLAEQANAAKTQFLATLSHEIRTPMTGVIGMAELLLATPLQPGQREYAQAMQRSGAMLLKLLNDALDLARIEAGRFELEPAPFAPRQLLDDVARLVDGQARAKGIDFRLEIAADLPMSLMGDMLRIEQILLNLATNAVKFTEHGSITLCGQRIPDGVMFSVSDTGPGIPEASQSRLFGRFEQAEGPQRRAGSGLGLAICRELVTLMGGSIELESRLGQGSTFRVRLPLAELVPAAAALTATALPSPAWQVLLVEDDITVAAVIRGLLERQGHAVAHVANGLSALAELERGRPDLLLLDLDLPGLDGFQLARLIRQREGGAEHLAIVAITARSGGDEELRARQAGMDGFLRKPLSGAQLARAMEAAMASAAVPA; from the coding sequence ATGGTGTCGTTGTTGTTCGGATGGATGTTCGCCCTGGCCGCGACCGCGGGAAGCGCGCCAGCCACTGCCCGCCCGGCGGCTCCGCCGCTGGCTACGCCACAGTTCCGTCGCTACGGCATCGCCGACGGCTTGCCGGGAGCGGCGGTGAACGCGGTGATGCAGGACCGCGAGGGCATGATGTGGTTCGGCGGCTCGGGCGGTGTGAGCCGCTATGACGGTGTCGGCTTCACCACCTGGGTGCACGAGCCGGACGATCCGGCTTCGCTGGGCAGCCAGGATGTCACCCAGCTGGTGGACGCGGGAGACGGCACGGTGTGGATCGGCACCGGCGATGCCGGCGTGGACCGGCTCGATCCGGCCACCGGTCGGGTGCGCCACTGGCGTCACGAAGCCGGGCGCGCGGACAGCCTTTCCGACGACATCGTCTACTCCCTCGCGCTGGCGCCGGACCGCAGCCTGTGGATCGGTACCGCGGCGGGACTCGACCACCTGTCCGCCGATGGCCGCACGCTCGCCCACGTGCCGTACCTGGCGGCCTTCGGCGGCAAGCCGGACACCCGCGACACCGTGGTCGGCGCGCTGCGCGCGGAAGCGGACGGCACGCTGTGGATCGGCACCTGGTCCGGCGTGCTGCTGAAGCGCACGCCGGACGGGCACGTCGTGCGCGTGCCGGTGCGCAACCCCAGCGACAAGCCGAACCAGATCTGGCGCATCGAGGGCAGCGGCGCCGACCTGCGCATCGGCACCAAGTTCGGCCTGTACCGGATCATCGACGGCGTGGCGCAGCCGGCCTACACCGCGGCGCAGATGGCGCCGAACTACGTGTTCGCCAGCACGCGCGACCGCGCCGGCCGCCTGTGGATGGCGACCCTGCACGGCGTGGTGCTGGACGATCCGCGCAGCGGGCTGCACGCGTTCCATCGCCAGCCGCTGCTGGTCGGCGGGCTGCCGGGTGAGTGGACCTGGCGCGTGCTGGCCGATCGCGAGGGCGGCGTGTGGCTGACCTTCTACGACGGTGGCGTGGCCTACCTGCCGCCGAACTGGCAGAACTTCGCGCGTTTCACCCACGTGCCGGATGACCCGGACAGCCTCAGCGACAGCCTGGCCTCGGGCGTGGCGCCGGCGGCCGACGGCACCCTGTGGATCGGCGAACCCGGCCGCATCGACCGGCTCGACCCGGTCACCGGCAAGGTCGAACACGTGCTGTCGGACCTGAAGACCGATCCGGTCGCGATGGTCGAACAGGACGGTGCGCTGTGGTTCACCCTGCGCGGCGTGCTCAAGCGTTATGCAGACGGCCATTCGACATTCGTGGACCCGCAGCGGCACTGGCTGAAGCGGCCGGAGATCCTCGTCAGCGGCGGCCCGGGCGTGCTGTATGCCACGGTGTCCGGCGCGGCGATCGTGCGCATCGACACGCGGACGCAGGCGATCACGCCGGTGCCGATGCCGCCGGACGCGGACCAGCCGGACCTGCGCCCGGCCGCGCTGGGCCTGGCCGACGGCGCGCTCTGGTACGCCAACCACGAGGGCGTGATGCGCTGGGATGCGGCGCTGGGCCGGATGGCTTTCGTGCCCGGTGTGCCACGCGGCGAGGATGTGCAGGGCCTGTCGTTCGACGCGGCCGGCTTCTGGGTGATCCGGCAGGACCGGCTCGAGCATTACCGCTGGGACGATCACCACGCCACCCGCGATCGCGTGGTCGATGCATCGAACGGCTGGCGGGCGCCGGTGGTGCGCGACGTGTACGAGGACGCCAGGGGCGCGCTGTGGATCTTCACCGAGACCGGCCTGTGGCGACTGGAGCCCGGCGCGACCCGGTTGCATCGCCTCGGCGCCGAGGACGGCCTGATGAACAGCGAGTTCCTCGGCGGCGTCGCACAGCCGGTGGCGGGCGGGCCCGTGTACGCGCCCACGCACGGCGGTGTGGTCGGCTTCGATCCGGAGCAACTGGACAGCCGCAGCGTGCCGACGCAGGCGCCGCCGTTATCGCTGGCGGCGATCAGCGTGCGTGGCCGGAATACGCGGACGCTTTCCGGCGAGGGCCTGCGGCAGCTCGACCTGGGTTGGCGCGACCGCGACCTGCGCGTGCAGGCGCGGGTCGCTTCGTTCGTGAATCCGGCGGGTAACCGCTATCGCTTCCGGCTGGTCGGGCTCGACCACGACTGGGTGGATGTTGGCGCGCACGGCGAGCGCGAATTCGCCGGCCTGCGTCCGGGCGACTACACCCTGCAGGTGATGGCCGCCGGGCCGGACGGGCCGTGGGGCCAGCTCGCCGTGCCGCTGGCGATCCATGTGCAGGCACCGCCCTGGGATCGATGGTGGGCCTGGGTCGGCTACGCCCTCGTCGCGGTGGCTACGGCGGCCGCGCTGGCACTGGCGTGGCGGCGGCGCGAGGCGCAGCGGCACCGTATGCAGATGGCCGAACAGCAGCGACTGCTGGCCGAGCAGGCGAACGCGGCCAAGACGCAGTTCCTGGCCACGCTGAGCCACGAGATACGCACCCCGATGACCGGGGTGATCGGCATGGCGGAGCTGCTGCTGGCCACGCCGCTGCAACCGGGCCAGCGCGAGTACGCGCAGGCCATGCAACGCTCCGGCGCAATGCTGTTGAAGCTGCTCAACGACGCGCTGGATCTGGCCCGCATCGAGGCCGGCCGCTTCGAGCTCGAGCCGGCACCTTTCGCGCCGCGCCAGCTGCTGGACGACGTGGCGCGACTGGTCGACGGACAAGCGCGTGCCAAGGGCATCGATTTCCGGCTGGAGATCGCCGCCGACCTGCCGATGTCGCTGATGGGTGACATGCTGCGCATCGAGCAGATCCTGCTGAACCTGGCGACCAACGCGGTGAAATTCACCGAGCACGGCAGCATCACCCTGTGCGGACAGCGCATCCCCGATGGCGTGATGTTCAGCGTCAGCGATACCGGTCCGGGGATTCCCGAGGCCAGCCAGTCGCGCCTGTTCGGTCGCTTCGAGCAGGCCGAAGGGCCGCAGCGCCGGGCGGGCAGCGGGCTGGGCCTGGCGATCTGCCGCGAGCTGGTGACCCTGATGGGCGGCTCGATCGAGCTGGAGTCGCGGCTGGGCCAGGGCAGCACGTTCCGCGTGCGCCTGCCGCTGGCCGAGCTGGTGCCGGCCGCGGCCGCGCTCACGGCGACGGCATTGCCGTCCCCGGCGTGGCAGGTCCTGCTGGTCGAAGACGACATCACCGTGGCCGCCGTGATCCGTGGACTGCTGGAACGGCAGGGGCATGCCGTGGCGCATGTCGCGAACGGCCTGTCCGCGCTGGCCGAGCTCGAGCGCGGCCGGCCCGACCTGCTGTTGCTGGACCTGGATCTGCCCGGCCTCGACGGCTTCCAGCTGGCACGGCTGATCCGCCAGCGCGAGGGCGGCGCGGAGCACCTGGCGATCGTGGCGATCACCGCCCGTTCCGGCGGCGACGAGGAGCTGCGCGCACGGCAGGCCGGGATGGACGGATTCCTGCGCAAGCCGCTGTCCGGCGCCCAACTGGCCCGGGCGATGGAAGCGGCGATGGCCAGCGCGGCCGTGCCGGCCTGA